The Microbacterium limosum genome contains a region encoding:
- the yidD gene encoding membrane protein insertion efficiency factor YidD: MTGHAHLDPARGLAALALAPRNLGIAALLAYRAVISPIYGDVCKYYPTCSAYAVGAVQQHGLVIGAARAARRLAGCHPWAHGGIDDVPAHPRFRHELTPRGFVVPAPPRKD, encoded by the coding sequence ATGACGGGTCATGCGCACCTCGATCCCGCGCGCGGGTTGGCGGCCCTCGCGCTCGCTCCGCGCAACCTCGGCATCGCCGCCCTTCTGGCCTACAGGGCCGTGATCTCCCCGATCTACGGCGATGTCTGCAAGTACTACCCGACGTGCTCCGCATACGCCGTGGGTGCGGTGCAGCAGCACGGGCTCGTCATCGGTGCGGCCAGAGCAGCCCGCCGCCTGGCCGGCTGCCACCCCTGGGCGCACGGCGGAATCGACGACGTGCCCGCCCACCCGCGCTTCCGGCATGAGCTGACCCCTCGCGGGTTCGTCGTGCCCGCTCCCCCGAGAAAGGACTGA
- the rnpA gene encoding ribonuclease P protein component, with product MLSRANRLTRGLDYRHVVRRGRRCAGAHIVTHVVSHAGGGVRFGFIVAKNVGSAVTRNTVRRRLKAACQALLPAIGDGKDVVIRALPTSSLADYATLHAEVRRCLERAA from the coding sequence GTGCTCTCCAGAGCGAACCGCCTCACCCGCGGACTCGACTACCGCCATGTGGTACGACGGGGAAGACGCTGTGCGGGAGCCCACATCGTGACGCACGTCGTTTCCCATGCGGGGGGCGGCGTGCGCTTCGGTTTCATCGTCGCCAAAAACGTCGGGTCTGCCGTCACGCGCAACACCGTCCGGCGGCGGCTGAAGGCCGCCTGTCAGGCTCTTCTTCCCGCGATCGGAGACGGCAAGGATGTCGTCATCCGCGCCCTGCCGACGTCGTCGCTCGCCGACTACGCCACGTTGCACGCCGAGGTGCGGCGATGCCTGGAGCGGGCGGCATGA